Within the Salvia hispanica cultivar TCC Black 2014 chromosome 4, UniMelb_Shisp_WGS_1.0, whole genome shotgun sequence genome, the region aaaaaaatgaattcattaGGGGCTAAAGCCCCTCCCCCATCAAGTGTAGGTCCGCCAGTGATTAGTCATATATATAGCTACACCATTCAActgaaataattttacaattcaAGTCTTAATTGATTATCATAAGTTTATACAAAGATGATAGTCCTTTTCCCAAACCCAAAATTTTAGTACTTGCATGCATGCAAATGATGCAAcgttgattttctttttccccttATTTTGACTTagatgaatatatatttacacaaaatattaaCCTAATATAGTTTAGTTTAAGGGTGAATTACATGAATAATatctttcactttcactttcacatattaaataaaattcgaatttactaattattaaCTACAATTAGAATGTAGACTCGTatgattttgaataaatatcatacaacctctaaatattatatttccaTTCCTGTTACATTGATTTATCCAACCaatctttgaaattttattcctTCATTTGACTTTCTAACTGATACACCCAAAGTTACGTAGCATgggaaataaaaatcaatttacatttattaaaatattcttatGCTACTTTCCTGCCTAACCCCAAATCCCCTCCACGTGAGGGAAATCACTCTCATTTACCACGTGTACGGCCTCGATCTCATCGCACGTCGCTTTCCCCATCATTTCGAGGAGCCCTAGGAAGAAGATCAACGGCCCTCCTCGCGACAACGGCGATTGCCACAATCCAACGGCTGCGCTGCCTTCGGCGGCTGCCGCCCtaagtaaatttaattaatcccCCGAAATTCATAAATCTTGCTTCAGCCGACCTTCTGCTGCTGCTGTCGGTTAATTACCaaattggaattaaaaaacacttttatctattaattaattattgccACTGctgaattaatttatattccctccatccgggaataagagtcccgtttttccattttagtccgtccgtgaatagaaGTCTCGgtttacttttaccataaatgataatatggtctcaccttccactaactcatttcactcgcatttcatttaaaactaatatatacaagtgagatccttattccaccaactttttcaataaaaaaaacttaacatttcttaaactaGTGTCGcccataaatgagactcctaatggcggacggaaggagtaattaatactccctctgtccgccattaggagtcccaatccttggcggcacgggttttaagaaatgttatgaaaagtgggtggaaaaaggttagtggaatagaggtctcacttgtatatattagttttaaatgaaatgtgagtggaatgagttagtgaaatgtgagaccctattaccatctacggtaaaagtgaaccgggactcttatttgcggacggacttaaatgaaaaaacgggacttctattcgtggacggagggagtaattaattattaataatgaaaataaagcaGGAGTTTGCCTTCTATATAAGATGCAGCAGATGATCTTCAAGTTTTAGTTCAtttccatttcctttttttttatctttattgaTAGATcattttgttgcatttaattATCCATAGATATGGATGCAGTTATGATGCATGGATCGTTTGATATTGATCACAAATCCAATCTcaaaaatccccaaaaattCCATCAGAATCCaatcatttcaaattcaaacccTTCCGACGCGTTCCGGCTATCCCGGTTCAACTCCGCCGGCCTTCTGcggcctccgccgccgccgtttCTCCGCCGCCAATCCTCACAGCCACCCCTGCTGCCCCTCCCCACCGCCGTCCAAAAACCTAGAAACCCTAACAAATCAAAATCTCCCAAAAAACAAGGCAAAAACTCGCCGAAGAAATCCAAGGATGCCGCGCCGCCGTTGATCTCATTCGATGCGAGAAAGTGTGAGATCGGCGGCGGCTTGacgtcggcggcggcggcggaggtcgGTGATCAGGCCGGCATTTTTTCTAGCTCGGCGGTGTTCACCTTCTCTCCGCCGCCGAGCAGCCTGCCTCTGCCGAGCTTCTCGCTGCGGCCGAGGCTCGGCTGCAAGGCGGCTGCCGGCGCCACCGATGATCTGCGGCGCCTTCTTCGGCTGCagtgaaaattttcaaatttggggTGATTTTAGAGAGGTTatttgaatgattttttttttcacataataaaaaaaaattctcattcaagaaatctttttttttcacataatAGTTATATATGCTTGTTGGTCCACTGcttatattttataagaaGCCGTGGGAATTCATTAAGCTAAGCTTGATGATTATATATTACGTTTGTGTTTGGGGAGTTATGGTAAGGATCCCATGTGTTTTTAATGGGTGTAACACTTATGATTCTTCCTTTATAATTTTAGGGGTTCAGCTTTAGATAATTTGGTTTCTATTGCtgaagataaattaattatctatatgtgtattttgtaTTTCCAAATATGATGCAATTTCGACTAATATTAGTGGAGTAATTTGCTTTTGTGTTTGTATTTAAAtggatggtgatgatgatatATGATGCGAACTAATTATTGCTGATTTGTTCTTAATGTAACGTAATTAACTATGACTATGGAAAATCATAAGAGCGTTTCCGGTGGCGCTCCTCGCCTCcttccactaggacttcccacataaaattcatgccacgtcatcactaggacttcccgcaataaaattaataaattcacaattaaaattaaaatttacggaattaaaatttcgacacaagccgtatttatagagtttttttttttaaatattaattttcggtcggacgtccgacctcGACGTCCTACCCACGCCCCAGTGGCGGACGTCAGGTAGGACGTGGGGCGGACGGGCGAGCCCATCCGATGGGCACACGGGACGGGCGTGTCCTACCTTTTTCTTCACAGCGGTGGACGTCGGGTAGGACTTCCGCGACGTTCGCCGTAGGAGATGCTCTAGGAGATCAATCGAGTTTTCTGAATCACGTCGGAGGTCCAATGGGAACCTTCTAGAAagtcaaattaattattctacatATGCATgttagattaattatttaatctacaACGTCATTTGCTCGTCAACTCATCAATTATAATCGAAGAATCGACACGTTGACGTTGCGAAATGTTTCCCACTTTCATGCCGAGAATTATAAGTAGCATTTGTAGAAGAAGATACTGTCATTTgtttgtgaaaaataaaaaggagtataaaaaattcgAGTCTTCTTGTTGATTCGTAAAggcaaaatatttgaaaataaaaataaaaataaaaataaaattcaagttatttatttataataaatgatcATAATTCGATGGACTAGATAGTACAAGATGTGTAAGTTTTTGTGGATACGATACCCGAGTTGCGTTAgtatgctaactaatttacagtaataactaatactccatccgtccattTTAGGGGTCCCGGTTATCATTTTTggatgtcccactttaggagtcccgattggaatattccataaatggcattaggccccacattccaccaacttttttttctattcacattttattataaaactaataaaaaaaagtaggactcacgttccattatcttttttcaccaactttgaAATAGCTATATTGAAATAGCTTTGATTAGACACCTACAATACCCATGCTAATTTTTAGCTATATTGAAATAGCTTTGTTCActcttagtttattttaataaaaatgttttactCTCCTCCAGATGATGCACAAATCCAAAAGCTTGGACATGTTTCCTTTTGTCTTCATTAGGGCCTCTGGCTTTCTTATATCTAGTGCAACACTATTTCTACGGACTAATAAGAGAGTGTCTCATTGTGCGAGTTTGTATGCTTATGTTCTCATCCATTTTATCGAACGAGGTGGCATGGTTCGACAGGATGAAAACAACAGTTGCACCCTCGCCGCGATTGCATTTCCACACTAGTTCAAAACACGACGCTCATTGTCATGGCGTTTGTGATCGCCTTCGTGTTGTGTTGGCGCCTTGCTGCCAGTGTGGTTGTCGTTTTCCTAAGCTTATTGTTGCAAACATtgctaaaatatttatatatgtgtattaCTAGTGCACATTTTCCTTCCTTTCCTCACACAATCTCTTTGCACAACTATTTCTCAAGGGGTTCGGAGGCGACAACGTAAAGGCGTTGTTGGGTTTATACTGGAATACATGTTTCAAGCAGTGACGGAACCAAGATTTATGTTAAGCCAGGGCtgaattttcttcaaaaaaatattagtaacatATTTAATCTTACATGTAATGTCTGTACACTTTTTACGACTCACTAGATGATAGGAGTAAATATTTTCCAATAGGTAACCATGTTttgaaattgttaaaaaatagtctcgtttccaatttttttaagagtTCTCTTTCAACGTATACAACTAATCATTTATCCATTGTCTCCTTTACTATTTGCAACAAATCTGTTTTAATAAGtttcattaaaagaaaatattctcTCAAGAGAAGTTGTTAGAACTCCAGGCGTTATTATTGGTTTGGAAATGGGCTAATTAAGCCAAGAGCATCATTAgttaatttagtttattataaCCCAAAATGCCAAAAATATAGCAACCCAACAACAATATAAATGACCCAAAACAAATAAAGCCCTATTCTTAATCTTCTCCTACCTAATTCAATTTCGATTTCAATGAACAGCGGCTGCAGCGGCAACGCTGGATTCTGGAAACTACGGTTGGAGTTCAGGGCTCGCTCTGGGGCGGAGACTGGTCGGAGTTGGGCAGTATAAGGAGGGGTCGGGGTTTGGTTCCGGTCAAGCCCACGCTGGCGCGGGGGCTTGTCCCCGTGTGGTTCCGCCAGTGGTTTCTAGTGCTATGTGTATGTAAAACCAAACATCAATTTTTATCCATCAATGAAGAGAATTGTTTTATTAGACCGTGTATTTTACTTATCgatatatattcatttcataaataaaaatacatttaagTAAAACCAGTCTAAGTCTTCAGTATTGTAGACTGAGTAGTGAAATATGTCATTACAGTAGGTGCCATACTCAGTTCATTACAATTGTAGAATAATTTTACAACTTAGATATGTTTTTGCTTTACCTATCGTAAAAGGTTGCATATTAGTCCGAAAGTTTTTCTTACATAATGAAACTAATGACATCGGTATAATATAGTCCTAAGGCTTTActtataatttgaaaagagGTAGGACTTCAAAAGGTGAGAAATCTAGCAAAAAAATCACTTTTAAGACAATTTCGTCGGATCACAGAGTTCATTTTGTTCCCTCGATGCATGTTCATTTGCCGACTTTATTCGAGACTCCATGTATCGTCCCGGCGGACTGCGTGGACTGGAAGTGCcgtaaaaaatattaaaagtaaaagtaaaataaaaaaataatactccttccatcccaactaagttgacaCAGTACATAACTTTTGGACACAaagattaagaattttttctaaaaagtaggagatattaataaagtaggaaagataaagagacAGTAAAGTGAATGGTGGAAtactcaacttaattgggatagagggagtaaaacccaataataaagaaatagaATTATCTACtgcctccgtcccccaaaatttgctacactttgacccgacacgggttttaaaatgtaatggaaagtgagttgaaaaagttggtgggatgtggatcctacttttaaagtattagatttataataaaatgagtaaaaatgagttggtggaatatgaggtccactaccaaaaatggtaaaagtgaagtgtatcaaattttcagggacgaaccgaaatagtaaactgtatcaaattttcagggacga harbors:
- the LOC125221496 gene encoding uncharacterized protein LOC125221496 — protein: MDAVMMHGSFDIDHKSNLKNPQKFHQNPIISNSNPSDAFRLSRFNSAGLLRPPPPPFLRRQSSQPPLLPLPTAVQKPRNPNKSKSPKKQGKNSPKKSKDAAPPLISFDARKCEIGGGLTSAAAAEVGDQAGIFSSSAVFTFSPPPSSLPLPSFSLRPRLGCKAAAGATDDLRRLLRLQ